A part of Miscanthus floridulus cultivar M001 chromosome 6, ASM1932011v1, whole genome shotgun sequence genomic DNA contains:
- the LOC136457052 gene encoding uncharacterized protein, protein MGVWREGAGWCFCSGGGGDDGGRSVRVKAAIFSARASALAAVRAQGHHGSGLLIHRNLLLTTHGNLPSAAAAEDADALLGHGRLVARLEPHRFFITSSILDLTIVGLDYTEGDSTQQGQQPHYLKTSCKPSLDHGSAVYLLGHTGKKELVIGEGKVVIGTDNLIKFSADGVTWCPGSAGFDAQGNLAFMICDPMKLASSPTARSSSASSSSSHSCKKDHPMQFGIPISVVCDWLYQYWQGSLDEVSKPKLPLVRLMSSSTSSTRRHVFKPDDDNDDASVCSKPKHQQASGSTATARISHEANPIVDLRTSSEQGIATPEIYESPRRSSCQDQKNAAAPIQLLDINFPPRVPKTIFLPLPLKQMFSDENNVETSKPKNRSKDNGFPSGLIWHRNSEAECRDPPVALRHMDCSSEGQSNSSPAEILEYGGQDQYSSEEETMYSAETMESRNIPSPREKHVGRSQSCVTYSRWISPRTSSMQNGTLRKQHTLIPVRKTHSQNTALPQRSHDYLSPTVSSAMKKRNSMEQQQPTKPRRSTVQSSPKWMF, encoded by the exons ATGGGGGTGTGGAGGGAGGGCGCGGGGTGGTGCTTCTGCTCCGGCGGGGGCGGCGACGACGGGGGCCGGTCGGTGCGGGTCAAGGCGGCGATCTTCTCCGCCAGGGCCTCCGCGCTGGCGGCGGTCCGTGCGCAGGGGCATCACGGCAGCGGGCTCCTGATCCACCGGAACCTGCTGCTCACCACGCACGGCAACCTGCCCTCCgcggccgccgccgaggacgccgacGCGCTGCTCGGGCACGGCCGCCTCGTCGCGCGGCTCGAACCGCACAG ATTTTTCATCACCAGCTCGATTCTTGATCTTACAATAGTTGGTCTTGATTATACAGAGGGTGACTCGACCCAACAGGGTCAGCAACCTCACTATTTGAAAACAAGCTGCAAACCAAGCCTAGATCATGGAAGTGCTGTGTACCTGCTCGGACATACAGGGAAAAAAGAACTGGTGATTGGTGAGGGGAAGGTAGTTATTGGCACAGACAACCTCATAAAATTCTCAGCCGATGGGGTAACATGGTGCCCTGGGTCTGCTGGTTTTGATGCCCAAGGGAACCTAGCTTTCATGATCTGTGACCCAATGAAGCTGGCCTCTTCTCCCACTGCAAGATCGTCCTcggcatcctcatcctcatcacatTCATGCAAGAAGGATCACCCAATGCAATTTGGGATTCCCATATCTGTAGTTTGCGATTGGTTGTATCAATACTGGCAGGGCAGCTTGGACGAGGTTAGCAAGCCAAAGTTACCCCTTGTTCGGCTGATGTCCAGCAGCACTTCGTCCACTCGTCGTCATGTGTTCAAGCCTgacgatgataatgatgatgcatCCGTTTGTTCAAAGCCTAAACATCAGCAGGCATCAGGAAGCACAGCCACTGCAAGGATTTCACATGAAGCAAATCCTATAGTTGATCTGCGCACAAGCAGTGAGCAGGGTATTGCGACTCCAGAAATATATGAATCACCAAGGCGAAGTTCTTGTCAGGATCAGAAGAACGCTGCTGCACCAATTCAACTCTTGGACATCAACTTCCCACCCAGGGTTCCAAAGACTATCTTTCTACCACTGCCTCTGAAGCAAATGTTTTCTGATGAGAACAATGTTGAAACGTCCAAGCCAAAAAATAGGTCGAAAGACAATGGCTTCCCATCAGGGCTGATATGGCACCGTAATAGTGAGGCTGAGTGTAGGGACCCTCCAGTAGCTCTTCGGCATATGGATTGTAGCAGCGAGGGACAGTCGAACTCGTCACCTGCTGAGATACTGGAGTATGGAGGTCAAGACCAGTACAGCAGCGAGGAGGAAACAATGTACTCAGCTGAAACTATGGAAAGCAGGAACATTCCAAGCCCCAGGGAGAAACATGTGGGGAGGAGCCAGAGTTGTGTCACCTACAGCAGGTGGATCTCTCCAAGGACCTCATCAATGCAGAATGGAACCTTGCGAAAGCAGCATACACTGATCCCTGTGCGGAAGACACACTCTCAGAACACGGCTCTGCCGCAGAGGAGTCATGACTACTTAAGCCCAACAGTCTCCTCAGCCATGAAGAAGAGGAACTCCATGGAACAGCAGCAGCCCACAAAGCCTCGAAGGAGCACTGTCCAGTCTTCTCCAAAATGGATGTTTTGA